From the genome of Triticum aestivum cultivar Chinese Spring chromosome 3B, IWGSC CS RefSeq v2.1, whole genome shotgun sequence, one region includes:
- the LOC123072473 gene encoding uncharacterized protein isoform X1, which translates to MPPPPPSPAPASPVRQPEAAAATWPRRQRQPTNYNVAVNVLNSLDEPLLITWDGIQQWKNCWQDGMLGSNCGVGCWQVTGLEQRNLMRCSKLRWSWSLTRC; encoded by the exons atgccaccgccaccgccaagtCCGGCTCCAGCAAGCCCCGTCAGGCAGCCAGAGGCGGCGGCTGCGACGTGGCCCCGTCGTCAACGTCAACCCACAAACTACAACGTCGCCGTCAACGTCCTCAACAGCCTCGACGAGCCGCTCCTCATCACCTG GGACGGCATCCAGCAGTGGAAGAACTGCTGGCAGGACGGCATGCTGGGCTCCAACTGTGGCGTCGGATGCTGGCAGGTCACGGGGTTAGAGCAAAGGAACCTGATGCGGTGTTCTAAACTCAGGTGGTCATGGTCATTGACCAGGTGTTGA
- the LOC123072473 gene encoding homeobox protein cut-like 1 isoform X2 → MNRVRAAAQREQHGLHLPGPCLPSSSTSFAASLPGTAQQQSRQGRPGPGPGRGYHGGPRNGRPLRRPGCHRHRQVRLQQAPSGSQRRRLRRGPVVNVNPQTTTSPSTSSTASTSRSSSPVLAHICRDGIQQWKNCWQDGMLGSNCGVGCWQVTGLEQRNLMRCSKLRWSWSLTRC, encoded by the exons ATGAACCGTGTGCGGGCGGCAGCGCAGCGGGAGCAGCACGGGCTTCACCTCCCCGGGCCGTGTCtcccctcctcctccacctccttcgcggCCTCCCTCCCGGGCACCGCCCAACAGCAGTCTCGACAGGGACGACCTGGACCCGGACCCGGTCGCGGCTACCACGGAGGACCTCGCAACGGTCGACCTCTCCGAAGACCCGgatgccaccgccaccgccaagtCCGGCTCCAGCAAGCCCCGTCAGGCAGCCAGAGGCGGCGGCTGCGACGTGGCCCCGTCGTCAACGTCAACCCACAAACTACAACGTCGCCGTCAACGTCCTCAACAGCCTCGACGAGCCGCTCCTCATCACCTG TTTTGGCTCACATATGCAGGGACGGCATCCAGCAGTGGAAGAACTGCTGGCAGGACGGCATGCTGGGCTCCAACTGTGGCGTCGGATGCTGGCAGGTCACGGGGTTAGAGCAAAGGAACCTGATGCGGTGTTCTAAACTCAGGTGGTCATGGTCATTGACCAGGTGTTGA